In Betta splendens chromosome 19, fBetSpl5.4, whole genome shotgun sequence, the following proteins share a genomic window:
- the fshr gene encoding follicle-stimulating hormone receptor isoform X2 gives MMEGVLIILMILIKTAATSAPGSAADIKPRLETGALSSCFQLQVEVTEIPSNISNNTTFITVVENNVLESIGAFAFANLSRLVSVFISENAALESIGAFAFSNLPQLTEVSITKSKHLSSIHPDAFRDIVNLKYLTISSTGLKILPDFTKIRSKVSDFLLDLNENSYIERVPANAFRGLCTHTIQEIRLTRNGIKEVASDAFNGTNMHRLFLNGNQQLTCINPNAFVGSSELVVLDVSHTALRSLPGSVLGGLQRLIARSAYHLKELPPLQLFGKLHQANLTYPSHCCAFQNIHRNRSRWSSLCSHPKAQHDRHFYRDHCSNATSIVCSPTPDAFNPCEDIMSTAALRVLIWVISLLALLGNGVVLLVLLGSRSKLTVPRFLMCHLAFADLCMGIYLVVIATVDVLTRGRYYNYAIDWQTGLGCSAAGFFTVFASELSVYTLTAITLERWHTITHALRLDRKFRLRHACVVMTVGWIFSSLAALLPTVGISSYSKVSICLPMDVESLVSQIYVVSLLLLNILAFFCVCGCYLSIYLSIRNPSSAPARADTCIAQRMAILIFTDFTCMAPISLFAVSAALKLPLITVSQSKLLLVLFYPINSCANPFLYAFFTRTFRRDFFLFAARFGLFRTRAQIYRTENSSPWTSPKTSHVTQYSLANTLSLDAKPEC, from the exons ATGATGGAAGGAGTTCTAATAATACTAATGATACTAATTAAGACAGCAGCGACCTCAGCCCCCGGCTCGGCAGCGGACATTAAGCCCAGGCTGGAGACCGGAGCGCTGTCCTCCTGCTTCCAGCTGCAAGTAGAGGTCACAGAGATTCCCTCTAACATCTCCAACAACACCACGTTCAT CACCGTAGTGGAGAACAACGTGCTGGAGAGCATCGGCGCCTTCGCCTTCGCCAACCTGTCGCGCCTCGTTTCTGT CTTCATCTCAGAAAATGCTGCTCTGGAGAGCATCGGTGCTTTTGCCTTCTCCAATCTGCCTCAACTCACGGAGGT aAGCATAACAAAGTCAAAGCACCTGAGTTCCATCCACCCCGATGCATTCAGGGACATAGTGAACCTGAAGTATCT GACCATCTCCAGCACCGGGCTGAAGATTTTGCCAGACTTCACCAAGATCCGCTCCAAGGTCTCAGACTTTCTGCT CGACTTGAATGAGAACAGCTACATCGAGCGCGTCCCTGCCAATGCCTTCAGAGGCCTCTGCACCCACACCATCCAGGAGAT ACGGCTCACCAGAAATGGCATCAAGGAGGTGGCAAGTGACGCCTTCAAcggcacaaacatgcacagatt GTTCCTAAATGGCAACCAACAGCTTACTTGCATCAATCCCAACGCCTTCGTGGGTTCCAGTGAGTTGGTGGTACT GGACGTCTCCCACACAGCTCTCCGCTCCCTCCCAGGCTCCGTCCTCGGTGGCCTCCAGCGGCTGATTGCGAGGTCCGCCTACCATTTGAAGgagctccctcctctgcagctcttcGGGAAGCTGCACCAGGCCAACCTGACGTACCCGTCCCACTGCTGCGCCTTCCAAAACATACACAGGAACAG ATCCAGGTGGAGCTCCCTGTGCTCCCACCCCAAGGCCCAGCATGACCGCCACTTCTACAGGGACCACTGCTCCAACGCCACCTCCATCGTCTGCAGCCCCACACCAGACGCCTTCAACCCCTGCGAGGACATCATGTCCACCGCCGCCCTGCGGGTGCTCATCTGGGTCATCTCTCTCCTGGCACTACTGGGGAACGGAGTAGTTCTGCTCGTCCTGCTGG GCAGCCGCTCCAAGCTGACTGTTCCTCGCTTCCTCATGTGTCACTTGGCCTTCGCCGACCTCTGCATGGGCATCTACCTGGTCGTCATAGCAACCGTGGACGTGCTCACTCGCGGCCGCTACTACAACTACGCCATAGACTGGCAGACGGGCCTGGGCTGCAGCGCTGCGGGATTCTTCACG GTGTTCGCGAGCGAGCTGTCGGTCTACACGTTAACAGCAATCACGCTGGAGCGGTGGCACACCATCACGCACGCGCTGAGGCTCGACCGCAAGTTCCGCCTGAGGCACGCGTGCGTGGTCATGACGGTGGGATGGATCTTCTCCTCCCTCGCCGCTTTGTTGCCCACAGTCGGgatcagcagctacagcaaa GTGAGCATCTGCCTGCCCATGGACGTGGAGTCGCTGGTTTCCCAGATCTACGTGgtgtctctcctcctgctcaacATCCTGGCCTTCTTCTGTGTGTGCGGCTGCTACCTCAGCATCTACCTGAGCATCCGCAACCCCTCGTCGGCGCCGGCCCGCGCCGACACCTGCATAGCCCAGCGCATGGCCATCCTCATCTTCACCGACTTCACCTGCATGGCTCCCATCTCGCTCTTCGCCGTCTCTGCTGCCCTCAAGCTGCCTCTCATCACCGTGTCCCAATCCAAACTCCTGCTGGTGCTCTTCTACCCAATAAACTCGTGCGCCAACCCCTTTCTCTACGCCTTCTTCACGCGCACCTTCAGGAGGGACTTCTTCCTCTTCGCCGCCCGCTTTGGCCTGTTCAGGACGCGGGCACAGATTTACCGGACAGAGAATTCCTCTCCGTGGACCTCTCCGAAAACCAGTCACGTGACACAGTACTCCTTGGCTAACACGCTTAGCCTGGATGCGAAGCCGGAATGCTAG
- the fshr gene encoding follicle-stimulating hormone receptor isoform X1 — MMEGVLIILMILIKTAATSAPGSAADIKPRLETGALSSCFQLQVEVTEIPSNISNNTTFMQIRQTQIRVIPRGALASLQSLRKLTVVENNVLESIGAFAFANLSRLVSVFISENAALESIGAFAFSNLPQLTEVSITKSKHLSSIHPDAFRDIVNLKYLTISSTGLKILPDFTKIRSKVSDFLLDLNENSYIERVPANAFRGLCTHTIQEIRLTRNGIKEVASDAFNGTNMHRLFLNGNQQLTCINPNAFVGSSELVVLDVSHTALRSLPGSVLGGLQRLIARSAYHLKELPPLQLFGKLHQANLTYPSHCCAFQNIHRNRSRWSSLCSHPKAQHDRHFYRDHCSNATSIVCSPTPDAFNPCEDIMSTAALRVLIWVISLLALLGNGVVLLVLLGSRSKLTVPRFLMCHLAFADLCMGIYLVVIATVDVLTRGRYYNYAIDWQTGLGCSAAGFFTVFASELSVYTLTAITLERWHTITHALRLDRKFRLRHACVVMTVGWIFSSLAALLPTVGISSYSKVSICLPMDVESLVSQIYVVSLLLLNILAFFCVCGCYLSIYLSIRNPSSAPARADTCIAQRMAILIFTDFTCMAPISLFAVSAALKLPLITVSQSKLLLVLFYPINSCANPFLYAFFTRTFRRDFFLFAARFGLFRTRAQIYRTENSSPWTSPKTSHVTQYSLANTLSLDAKPEC; from the exons ATGATGGAAGGAGTTCTAATAATACTAATGATACTAATTAAGACAGCAGCGACCTCAGCCCCCGGCTCGGCAGCGGACATTAAGCCCAGGCTGGAGACCGGAGCGCTGTCCTCCTGCTTCCAGCTGCAAGTAGAGGTCACAGAGATTCCCTCTAACATCTCCAACAACACCACGTTCAT GCAGATCAGGCAGACGCAGATCAGGGTGATTCCCCGGGGGGCCCTCGCCAGCCTGCAGAGCCTACGAAAGCT CACCGTAGTGGAGAACAACGTGCTGGAGAGCATCGGCGCCTTCGCCTTCGCCAACCTGTCGCGCCTCGTTTCTGT CTTCATCTCAGAAAATGCTGCTCTGGAGAGCATCGGTGCTTTTGCCTTCTCCAATCTGCCTCAACTCACGGAGGT aAGCATAACAAAGTCAAAGCACCTGAGTTCCATCCACCCCGATGCATTCAGGGACATAGTGAACCTGAAGTATCT GACCATCTCCAGCACCGGGCTGAAGATTTTGCCAGACTTCACCAAGATCCGCTCCAAGGTCTCAGACTTTCTGCT CGACTTGAATGAGAACAGCTACATCGAGCGCGTCCCTGCCAATGCCTTCAGAGGCCTCTGCACCCACACCATCCAGGAGAT ACGGCTCACCAGAAATGGCATCAAGGAGGTGGCAAGTGACGCCTTCAAcggcacaaacatgcacagatt GTTCCTAAATGGCAACCAACAGCTTACTTGCATCAATCCCAACGCCTTCGTGGGTTCCAGTGAGTTGGTGGTACT GGACGTCTCCCACACAGCTCTCCGCTCCCTCCCAGGCTCCGTCCTCGGTGGCCTCCAGCGGCTGATTGCGAGGTCCGCCTACCATTTGAAGgagctccctcctctgcagctcttcGGGAAGCTGCACCAGGCCAACCTGACGTACCCGTCCCACTGCTGCGCCTTCCAAAACATACACAGGAACAG ATCCAGGTGGAGCTCCCTGTGCTCCCACCCCAAGGCCCAGCATGACCGCCACTTCTACAGGGACCACTGCTCCAACGCCACCTCCATCGTCTGCAGCCCCACACCAGACGCCTTCAACCCCTGCGAGGACATCATGTCCACCGCCGCCCTGCGGGTGCTCATCTGGGTCATCTCTCTCCTGGCACTACTGGGGAACGGAGTAGTTCTGCTCGTCCTGCTGG GCAGCCGCTCCAAGCTGACTGTTCCTCGCTTCCTCATGTGTCACTTGGCCTTCGCCGACCTCTGCATGGGCATCTACCTGGTCGTCATAGCAACCGTGGACGTGCTCACTCGCGGCCGCTACTACAACTACGCCATAGACTGGCAGACGGGCCTGGGCTGCAGCGCTGCGGGATTCTTCACG GTGTTCGCGAGCGAGCTGTCGGTCTACACGTTAACAGCAATCACGCTGGAGCGGTGGCACACCATCACGCACGCGCTGAGGCTCGACCGCAAGTTCCGCCTGAGGCACGCGTGCGTGGTCATGACGGTGGGATGGATCTTCTCCTCCCTCGCCGCTTTGTTGCCCACAGTCGGgatcagcagctacagcaaa GTGAGCATCTGCCTGCCCATGGACGTGGAGTCGCTGGTTTCCCAGATCTACGTGgtgtctctcctcctgctcaacATCCTGGCCTTCTTCTGTGTGTGCGGCTGCTACCTCAGCATCTACCTGAGCATCCGCAACCCCTCGTCGGCGCCGGCCCGCGCCGACACCTGCATAGCCCAGCGCATGGCCATCCTCATCTTCACCGACTTCACCTGCATGGCTCCCATCTCGCTCTTCGCCGTCTCTGCTGCCCTCAAGCTGCCTCTCATCACCGTGTCCCAATCCAAACTCCTGCTGGTGCTCTTCTACCCAATAAACTCGTGCGCCAACCCCTTTCTCTACGCCTTCTTCACGCGCACCTTCAGGAGGGACTTCTTCCTCTTCGCCGCCCGCTTTGGCCTGTTCAGGACGCGGGCACAGATTTACCGGACAGAGAATTCCTCTCCGTGGACCTCTCCGAAAACCAGTCACGTGACACAGTACTCCTTGGCTAACACGCTTAGCCTGGATGCGAAGCCGGAATGCTAG